GGGCCGACGCCAACTCCAGGGACAACTGGAACTATACACCTCTGCATGAAGCTGCCATTAAGGGCAAGATCGACGTCTGCATAGGTGAAACATATTCTCTCAAACGGGGCTTGAGTCCGAATGTTGTATCGGTTTCTCCAGTGCAAGTGTGccaatgttcattttgtcccaCTGTCGCTTGTAGtgcatttccatttacatttattcacttggcacTTGGCACTTAGTACATCTCTGGTggacatacagaaatacataagTGTGATCATCATATACCACATCTGTTGTATTTTAGCTAATTTTTTTTAGTGTCTACTGCTTTTTCAGTTGGCAGATGTGATGCAAGGCAAGCTGTATTCCAAATATTGCTGTTAAAGGGAGTGTGTCCGCATGCGGTTGGCTGCGGTGTTTCTTGGGGATATTGGTCGGTTGAGCTGgaatttttaaatttcctgtgcagtgctgctgcagcatGGGGCAGAGCCAACAATTCGGAACACAGACGGCAGGACAGCGCTGGACCTGGCTGAACCCGCCACGAAAGCAGTGCTGACGGGTAAGCAGCTTGCACACGTCAGATGTTCTGGCAGTGTGCTTCTGTGCCATGTTCCTCAACGCTTCGGATGAGAAAAGAATCTCACCTATACGTTGATTTACTGACTCTATGGTTCTCAGACAGGTTGCCTCtgtaaattttgaaaaaattgtTTGCATTCTGGCGTTAACACATGGGAGACCACAACATGTAATCTGTTGTGTTGTATCATTTGTAAACTTTTGAATTTGTGAATCAAATCTATGAATGTGGACGTCATTCTGACTCTTATTTTTTGGCCAGCATACGTAGGGATTGGATGCTGGGGgttgtttttcccccactgtaGGATTTCAGATTCCCCTGAGACCTAATTTAGGAAACCTTGTAGATCAAGTGCTGGCAAAGAGTTCCGTATATAGGCTCGTTCCTTCCTATGGGGACTTTCCTGTTTGAACATGATATGCTGGTGTTCATTATTATGTTGTTCCTCAGAGTAGATTGTTGATGTTTTGGCTCCTGGGAAGAGAAAAGCTGCTCTCAGCTGTAATATtcaattctgttttttcccttaagATACCTTAAGGATATTCACTTTTTACTCTGCTGTATCTAATGCGTCAGTGTTGCCTTCCCTTTTTTTGTGAACAGGTGAATACAGAAAAGATGACCTTCTTGAGAGTGCAAGGTACAGTTGATGTTCCCCTCTGTTACTGTGTGAAGGACGCCTTCAATGACATAGCAGTCGCGCAGCCATGTAAAAGTATTGGTTGCTGCAAAGGGAAGTGGTACTAAAATTAGCAGCATTCCAGACTGACTGGGTTAGTCGCTGACCAGCTCGCCCATTTACTCCCTTACCTCACTGGCTGACTGAGACTCTAACAGTGGTGGGAGTGGCTCACTAGGGGAATGGCCAGCAAAGTGGCCACGGCCATTGATTATCACCTGTTCAGGTCTTGACCCTCCTCATCTCACAAGCCATGTGCTAAACAGAACACTCTGAAAAGAGATATGCTTCAACTAAGGTGTCtaaaaaaaccctttaaaatGGCTTGCCACGGTCATAAATGCAGTACTTCATCAAAGCAATTAACTGTGTTTGGTAGCCTGATAATGTCTTACCAAATTATCTACCTGTTATGAGTTCCTGTAGGCCCAGGTATTATCTTTGCAAAGACTGCTGATATGAATATACGTTATGATTTCAATACATTAGTGCAGAGTGAAAACTATTGCCCTTTGTTCTTGCCAAGCGCATGCATATAAGTATGAGGAATGGGGTATCGTCTTTTTATTCTAATACATAGCTGCTATTTTCAGGAGTGGGAACGAAGAAAAATTGATGGCCCTTCTTACACCATTAAATGTAAACTGTCATGCCAGCGATGGAAGAAAGGTAATGCACTAGATGACCTTCATACGTctacatattattttttaacctgtatattgttcatttgaaaaatgtataatgtcAACTTCAGCCCAGCATTATTGCAGTATTATGCTCGCTGCTGAATTGTTACTTCCACAGCAACAGCTGTTGCAACAAGGTCGAAAATTTTCAGAAGTCTGTATGTCGGTTGTAGAACAGTTGAAGAATGATATACTGAattgtattattaatgttaatattagtCTGCTCAATAAATTTCACATATTACATGACCAGCCAATTCAGAGGTGTATTTTGTGGTCTGATGCAGGAAATAAGAttctttgtaaatatttttcatgtattcagAGGGATGTTTATCTGACTTGATTCAGGGTTTACTTTACCCAAAGTAAAAACGGTGCTCTGTGAGGGTATTCAAACCCAGGCCCTTTTGGTTAAAGGTCCGTTAAAAGACCACTGCAGCCACACTGCCAACCAATTTCACAAGAAAGAACAGCATGCAAATCGGAAGAATGAGCGCATTCATGTAAGGAATGCCTGTGTTGTTGTTCCAATGTCTCAGTCCACCCCGCTGCATCTGGCTGCCGGGTATAATCGTGTGAAGACAGTGCAGCTGCTGTTACAGCATGGAGCTGACGTGCACGCCAAAGACAAAGGGTAAGACAGGGCTTCCTGTGTTTGCTCCAGCTGACTTCACCTTCACTTAATACCCCTCGTTCTTGCCCCTCCCCCGTAACATGCGGCTCTCCTTTCAGTGACCTGGTGCCCCTTCACAACGCTTGCTCCTATGGCCATTACGAAGTGACTGAATTACTGGTGAAGGTATGCCTGTTCTAGCTTCCCACATGTTAACTGTGTTTGttagattattgtcatttagcagacgctcttactcAAAACTGCATAGGTTTTGTTGTTGGGTGTATTTCAACATAGGCAATTCAAATGAGTCCATACTTAAGTATTTTGCTAGTTAAGTATTTATAAGCATTTTACAGGGGTCACATGCCATAGCATGAGCTTGCCACCTTGTATAGAACTGAGAAGCTCAAGTGTGAGGGAAAAGGCTAATGAATCATGCTgtcttcctccccccctctcagCATGGCGCCTGTGTGAATGCCATGGACCTCTGGCAGTTTACCCCGCTCCACGAGGCCTCCTCTAAAAACAGGGTGGAGgtgtgctctctgctgctcagctACGGCGCCGACCCGACATTCCTGAACTGCCACAACAAGAGCGCCATCGACCTGGCGCCCACCGCCCAGCTGAAGGAGCGCCTAGCATGTGAGTGCTGCCGTCGGCCATTTTACAGTGGCAGAAATACCCGATAGAGAAAGGCCTGTCCTTGGTGACCCCACTCTGGTGTCTTCATAGACGAGTTCAAAGGCCACGCCCTGCTGCAGGCCGCGCGAGAGGCAGACATCGCTCGCATGAAGAAGCACCTCTCCCTGGAGACCATTAACTTCAAGCATCCACAGACCCATGAGACAGCCCTGGTGAGCCAGCATGTGGTGTGGAGTTTCTGCTCAGGTTTACTGTTATAGGTTACAGAAGTGATAtgatgaaactatgaaattatCAGTGTTGTTCAAAGAGCAGTCAATTCTACAACACCATGACGTGCTTAGGTTTAAGATGCATTTCTTCTCAACATTGTCCCGACAATGTCGGAGTGCATCCACTAAACTGCACATTGTAGAAAGATGCAACGCGTTCATGCCCTGGTTAGACTTCCTGATTAATCGTTACCAAATCCTGTTACAAAATAATCTTCACTGTGGACCATTTTTGTAAATTCCTATTGTTGTACAGTTGAACAGAGTtatgttgtgtttgtgaaagatttttatttcaatgtccTCTTCTGCATTGACAGCACTGTGCGGCCACGTCTCCCTACCCTAAGAGAAAACAAGTGTGTGAACTGTTGCTGAGGAAAGGAGCCAATGTGAATGAGAAGACTAAAGAGTATGTATGCTAAGCAGAAAACTGGCCTGAAACTTGAGTCATTAAATGGCTGATTCCTTGTTTATTATGTCCAGTGAAGCCAGGTGGTGTGTGATCATGTCATTCTTGACTGGCAAATGTGAACTCACCTATTTCCTTTAGCTTCTTGACTCCCCTGCATCTGGCTTCAGAAAAGTCCCATAACGACGTCATAGAAGTGCTAGTGAAGCACGAGGCTAAGGTGAGTACAGTCCATGTGGTTTGTGACATGAGCATTCGTAGGGATTGTGTTGCACATTAAGGCCAGTGCAGTACATGTGAGCAGTGCGGTTGGAGTGGAAAGGTGTGTCAAGCCTGGGGTGTTGGTGTGTCTGCACAGGTGAACGCCCTGGATAACCTGGGACAGACAGCCCTACACCGGGCAGCCCACTGCGGGCACCTCCAGACCTGCCGCCTGCTCCTGAGCTCCGGCTGTGACCCCCTCATCATGTCTCTCCAGGGCTTCTCACCTTCTCAGATGGGCAATGAGAGCATACAGGAAATACTGCAAGGTGAGAAGGGCCACCCACAGGCCTGTTTATTGGCTGGTAGGGGTCAAAACGTGTAGACAAGTAAAGGACAGCTAAGATCCCACACATCCTTTCAAGCACTTcaatttaacccccccccctttccctcgaTGTACCACTATGCTATAAGAAATCTCAAAATGAGAGGTGTTGATTTCTTGCTTACAGAAAAGCATAGGTAGGGTGTGTCAACCATAGATCCTCAAACCACTTGCGGTCCTCAATCATTTCTAATCACGGAACGGCggtcatgttttattcatcgCAGAGGGAGCGTTCATCGGAAACACGGACACAGATCGGCAGCTGCTGGAAGCCTCGAAATCCGGAGACTTGGAGGTCGTCAAGGTAATCAGGAGAAGCGGCTCTTTGGCGGCCCGCGCTATCTGCATAATTAACCCAGCCCGCATGCACCAAGGACTGCATTAACAGGGCAGCCCTTCCCACCGCGCGTGGAACATAAGCAAAGGGCGTGGCCCAGCAACTTAAACAAGCGCTCCCTCATGCAGAACAGGTGGCTGATTGCCTTTGCTTATCTGCCCCCTGTGATCTGAGCGGGCGGGACCGTCTTTGCGTTTGTGCTTCGCAGAGGCTCTGCACCCTCCAGAACGTGAACTGCAGGGACGTGGAGGGCCGGCAGTCCACGCCCCTCCACTTCGCGGCGGGGTACAACCGCGTGGCGGTGGTGGAGTTTCTGCTGCAGCATGGGGCCGACGTGCACGCCAAAGACAAAGGGTGAGACTGACCGCTCCGCCGCGCCTGACGCAACGCTGCGGTAAACTCCAgcttttctgctttctgtggcAGAGCTGAGCAATCTCATAGTCAGGCATACAAGTAAAGTCGGTAGCACCCCTGACTACTGGCCAGAGTCCCTCATTTTAATATTGTCGTGCAAACTTAAGTAAGTTTTAGAGTATGTTTTTCTGGTCGCTGATTGGTCCTTCTGCCCCGCAGTGGCCTCGTCCCCCTGCACAACGCCTGCTCCTACGGTCACTATGAGGTTGCCGAGCTGCTGGTCATACATGGCGCGGTGGTCAACGTCGCAGACCTCTGGAAGTTTACCCCCCTGCACGAAGCCGCGGCCAAAGGGAAATATGAGATCTGCAAACTCCTGCTTCAGGCAAGACAGCCATTTTCCCTCAGAACGGCTTTATGTCAGTGCATTTCAGTCAGTGGGCATTGGTTAGGGTTTATTGGCACAAAACCCTGCTTCTGGATGACTGCTGTCTGGGAGGGTTTGGTTTCGTCTTAGTGTTTCACTATAAACAGAGTTTCACAGGCTAGATGGAACTAACTGAATCGCTCCTTCTCTCGTTATCAGTAACTGTGATTTAGAGAGCAGCAGGTAGCCTTTGGCAGGGCCTCTAGACCCACGATCAGGCACCTCCTCTTCTGCATAGCTCAAATGAGTCAAAACCTGTTGAGCTGCGGTGccagattgagatctggtgcGCGAATCGCACGGTGAACGCGGCCTCGCTCTTCTCCCTCCACAGCACGGCGCCGACCCGACCAAGAAGAACCGGGACGGGAACACACCGCTGGACCTGGTGAAGGACGGAGACACGGACATCCAGGACCTCCTGCGAGGGGACGCGGCCCTGCTGGACGCGGCTAAGAAGGGCTGCCTGGCCCGGGTCAAGAAGCTGTGCCGGCCCGACAACGTCAACTGCAGGGACACGCAAGGCCGCCACTCCACTCCGCTGCACCTGGCAGGTCAGCGCTCTGCCTGCGTGGTAACCATAGCGATGGGCGTGCTGCTGCGCCAGCCCATGGTTCACATTGTATTTACAAGGCCCCTGCGGTTGTTCTGCAAGAAAATACTACCGGACATCGGTTTCAAAacgtatatatttttttaaattagtcttggcattgttttataaatgatttCCTTGGGTTTAATTTTCAGGTATTTGTAGGTATTTTAATAGAAGATATACAGTTCATTTCAAGCTGTaatgtacatgttaaatgacTGGTATTGGAGGAGCAGCCACCAAATCCAGCACCCATATTTGCTCTATAAAGAGTGTGTTGCTCGTTACATCAGTATTTTGGGCAACGTGTCAGTGTTAGGCaccaaaatgcataaaaaaaccttttcttATATATATTAGGATTTTAGAGACATACCTCCTGTGTACTTTAATAGCTGACCTTTAAGTTgagctttctctctgtccctctctggcAGCTGGCTACAACAATCTGGAGGTTGCCGAGTACCTGTTGCAGCACGGTGCGGAGGTGAACTCGCAGGACAAGGGCGGGCTGATCCCCCTGCACAACGCCGCCTCATACGGGGTGAGAGCCCGAGACGCCTGGAAAACGTGTTCAGGGCTGCATCTTTGCACACATGGTTGTTTAGCCGTCCAGCCACAGTTCTGCTTGGTGAAAGAGAGAACGAATTCGGATTCCTTATGTCAGAGAGCAGCCTCTCTGACGGGCACATTGTCTTCTGCTTTGTAAGGGAAGGGTTAAGAATTAAGATGAacagggggaagaaaaaaagaaaaaggcttttCACATTCAGAATTGCAAGGACACTAAATTGCATTGCTCATTTTTCTCTCCAAGAGCCCTTGAGTGCTAAAGGGCTaatcacagcacagcttttGTGTGCTGCCTGATACGCCTGTTCTGACTCTAAAGACAGATTACATTCGCTCAAAGTACAGGTCTCGGTTACTCATCTTGTGTTTCTAATTTAGACTGTAGAGACAGCTAGGctgacaccccccacccccaccaccaccccccatcAAGGATCTGAgttctgagaaacactggactACCCGCATTTTAACGTCTCAGGGTCCTTGAATACGGATATTGATGCAGATTTTTCTCATTAGAAATGCTGGtatttgcatttcctttgtgtttgtgcCTCTGCTTCAAGAGCAATTTGGCCCTTCCCCTCCCCAGAAGTCCTGGTTGGTAtggaaagtttattttttatgcctGTTATGCCCACACTGTGAGCTCAAGAGCCCTGTCGAGCACCTGCTGGGTCATTGACTGAGGGGGCAGGGAAGGGGTGAATTGACCAGAGAATTGAACTGGCGTCAGATCTTCTTCTtcgaaaaaaggaaaagacgAACCGAGAGCAAGCGCCGTGcgtgtgttttcatttgcagcATGTGGATGTGGCCGCTTTGCTCATCAAGTACAACGCATGCGTGAACGCCACAGATAAGTGGGCGTTCACCCCGTTGCACGAGGCCGCGCAGAAAGGGAGGACTCAGCTGTGCGCCCTGCTGCTCGCGCACGGGGCAGACCCCACCCTCAGAAACCAGGAGGGCCAGTCGCCGCTGGACCTTGTGACGGTATCCGCGTCCTCTGTTCGCCTCGCAGTCCGCCTCGCGCCTCCCCCCCACCGCCCCGcaccgccccgccccctcaggGAAACGAGGGCACCCAGTTCCGGcgcacccgccccccccccaccccccgttctcacacacagccaaccaAATCCCATTCTGCAGTTCAAGGATACCTTAAACCACTCAACTCCCAGTGCTCACACTGTGGTATTGCTGCCCTGTAGGATGTGCGATATGATGGTAGTCAGCAGGCTTTTTCTCCAAATGCACCAACAATTGAGAAGAAATGAACCCACCTTTAATTCCACTAATTCCACACAGTTTCAACCAGCTGCAGTTTTGAGATTGGGGGAATGCGTAGCATTTAAGTCAGTCACGTCGCTGATGTTAAGAGAACTGCTCTAAATTGTGAAATGGCTGTTTTAGACGTGATATTTTTACCGTGCGAAGGTCTTGTGTCTGCTTTATGAACTGGTCAGGCAGCAGTGTCCACAACACAGCAGTGTCCGCAATCCTGTCTTTGTGAGCAGCTCTGGGGGTGTAACTGATGTGGCTTTAACGTATCCCAGTGTCCATTTCATGCTTTCATTCTGCCTGTCTCCACCAGCATCTAGACTCAGTCAGAATTTGTCTGGCTTTTAAATGGATTGAGGATGATTGCTCTGCACCCCGATAGACCGGTTTTGAAGGTCGTCATCATGCATTACGCCATGCTGCACAAATGCAtgtcacacactgagagagaggaagcttTTGAGCCTGTTTGCTGTTGCCATGGGGTTTTGTATTCACAAGTGCGGCCTCCTACTTGAGACTGATGTTGCATAGCTTGTACTCATGAAAGGCCATTGCCTACACAGCCCGCAGTGTTGGAAGTGACCGAGGCGTCTTCCCTTCACCTTCTACAGGCGGACGACGTTCGCGCCCTGCTGACGGCGGCTATGCCCCCCTCCGCGCTGCCCTCCTGCTACAAGCCCCAGGTCATCAGCGTCTCCGCCACCTCGGCCGTGGCCCCCTCTGCCCTTTCtgccagccccacccccctgtcCTCCTCCAGTGGCCTGGACAGCCAGGCAGGGGGCTTCCCGGAGCTGCCCGCCCTCATTGGTCCTTCAGGGGCCGAGGGACCGGTGGGGACAGACAAGAAGGAAGATGGTGAGTCTGCACTAGCATCTCCCTGTATCAGTGCTGCCTTTCAGGATCCCTCCTAGCTTTGGGCTGCTTTTTTGTTCTACCTCAGATCTTAATGATGGTAGtgacactgatgaaaatgtcagtCGGCgttgtgaaaagtgaaaagacGTTCAAACACAGCTGGGGAATTGCATTTCATCACACGCTCCCCTCATTAGCACGGGGCCGCTGCGATTTGATTATGAAGAAAACTGATCTCGGAAAGGATTTGCTCAGATGAGCTGGTGTTCTTTAAAGGCCAGTGGGTGCTGATTACATGGGCAGAGAAGGGCGCAAGGAAActatttaaattcagttttcaaTTGCCGTCATTATAAAAGCATCTATAAAAAGAAGTGCATACAATCCCACCAGGACAAGGAGTGAA
This genomic stretch from Megalops cyprinoides isolate fMegCyp1 chromosome 1, fMegCyp1.pri, whole genome shotgun sequence harbors:
- the LOC118778357 gene encoding poly [ADP-ribose] polymerase tankyrase-2 isoform X2, whose translation is MSARRCSGVLGLGGGSVSPGIEVSGTGEPTRELFEACRNGDLERVKKLVTLENVNSRDTAGRKSTPLHFAAGFGRRDVVDYLLQNGANVHARDDGGLISLHNACSFGHAEVVNLLLRHGADANSRDNWNYTPLHEAAIKGKIDVCIVLLQHGAEPTIRNTDGRTALDLAEPATKAVLTGEYRKDDLLESARSGNEEKLMALLTPLNVNCHASDGRKSTPLHLAAGYNRVKTVQLLLQHGADVHAKDKGDLVPLHNACSYGHYEVTELLVKHGACVNAMDLWQFTPLHEASSKNRVEVCSLLLSYGADPTFLNCHNKSAIDLAPTAQLKERLAYEFKGHALLQAAREADIARMKKHLSLETINFKHPQTHETALHCAATSPYPKRKQVCELLLRKGANVNEKTKDFLTPLHLASEKSHNDVIEVLVKHEAKVNALDNLGQTALHRAAHCGHLQTCRLLLSSGCDPLIMSLQGFSPSQMGNESIQEILQEGAFIGNTDTDRQLLEASKSGDLEVVKRLCTLQNVNCRDVEGRQSTPLHFAAGYNRVAVVEFLLQHGADVHAKDKGGLVPLHNACSYGHYEVAELLVIHGAVVNVADLWKFTPLHEAAAKGKYEICKLLLQHGADPTKKNRDGNTPLDLVKDGDTDIQDLLRGDAALLDAAKKGCLARVKKLCRPDNVNCRDTQGRHSTPLHLAAGYNNLEVAEYLLQHGAEVNSQDKGGLIPLHNAASYGHVDVAALLIKYNACVNATDKWAFTPLHEAAQKGRTQLCALLLAHGADPTLRNQEGQSPLDLVTADDVRALLTAAMPPSALPSCYKPQVISVSATSAVAPSALSASPTPLSSSSGLDSQAGGFPELPALIGPSGAEGPVGTDKKEDGVDLSISQFLHNLGLEHLLDIFEREQITLDVLVEMGHKELKEIGINAYGHRHKIIKGVERLIAGPQSLNPYLTLNTANSGTILIDLAPDDKEFQSVEEEMQSTIREHRDGGHAGGVFNRYNIVKIQKVCNKKLWERYTHRRKEVSEENHNHSNERMLFHGSPFVNAIIHKGFDERHAYIGGMFGAGIYFAENSSKSNQYVYGIGGGTGCPLHKDRSCYVCQRHLLFCRVTLGKSFLQFSAMKMAHSPPGHHSVTGRPSVNGLALAEYVIYRGEQAYPEYLITYQIIRPEGTADG
- the LOC118778357 gene encoding poly [ADP-ribose] polymerase tankyrase-2 isoform X1 — its product is MSARRCSGVLGLGGGSVSPGIEVSGTGEPTRELFEACRNGDLERVKKLVTLENVNSRDTAGRKSTPLHFAAGFGRRDVVDYLLQNGANVHARDDGGLISLHNACSFGHAEVVNLLLRHGADANSRDNWNYTPLHEAAIKGKIDVCIVLLQHGAEPTIRNTDGRTALDLAEPATKAVLTGEYRKDDLLESARSGNEEKLMALLTPLNVNCHASDGRKSTPLHLAAGYNRVKTVQLLLQHGADVHAKDKGDLVPLHNACSYGHYEVTELLVKHGACVNAMDLWQFTPLHEASSKNRVEVCSLLLSYGADPTFLNCHNKSAIDLAPTAQLKERLAYEFKGHALLQAAREADIARMKKHLSLETINFKHPQTHETALHCAATSPYPKRKQVCELLLRKGANVNEKTKDFLTPLHLASEKSHNDVIEVLVKHEAKVNALDNLGQTALHRAAHCGHLQTCRLLLSSGCDPLIMSLQGFSPSQMGNESIQEILQEGAFIGNTDTDRQLLEASKSGDLEVVKRLCTLQNVNCRDVEGRQSTPLHFAAGYNRVAVVEFLLQHGADVHAKDKGGLVPLHNACSYGHYEVAELLVIHGAVVNVADLWKFTPLHEAAAKGKYEICKLLLQHGADPTKKNRDGNTPLDLVKDGDTDIQDLLRGDAALLDAAKKGCLARVKKLCRPDNVNCRDTQGRHSTPLHLAAGYNNLEVAEYLLQHGAEVNSQDKGGLIPLHNAASYGHVDVAALLIKYNACVNATDKWAFTPLHEAAQKGRTQLCALLLAHGADPTLRNQEGQSPLDLVTADDVRALLTAAMPPSALPSCYKPQVISVSATSAVAPSALSASPTPLSSSSGLDSQAGGFPELPALIGPSGAEGPVGTDKKEDVPGVDLSISQFLHNLGLEHLLDIFEREQITLDVLVEMGHKELKEIGINAYGHRHKIIKGVERLIAGPQSLNPYLTLNTANSGTILIDLAPDDKEFQSVEEEMQSTIREHRDGGHAGGVFNRYNIVKIQKVCNKKLWERYTHRRKEVSEENHNHSNERMLFHGSPFVNAIIHKGFDERHAYIGGMFGAGIYFAENSSKSNQYVYGIGGGTGCPLHKDRSCYVCQRHLLFCRVTLGKSFLQFSAMKMAHSPPGHHSVTGRPSVNGLALAEYVIYRGEQAYPEYLITYQIIRPEGTADG
- the LOC118778357 gene encoding poly [ADP-ribose] polymerase tankyrase-2 isoform X3, which gives rise to MSARRCSGVLGLGGGSVSPGIEVSGTGEPTRELFEACRNGDLERVKKLVTLENVNSRDTAGRKSTPLHFAAGFGRRDVVDYLLQNGANVHARDDGGLISLHNACSFGHAEVVNLLLRHGADANSRDNWNYTPLHEAAIKGKIDVCIVLLQHGAEPTIRNTDGRTALDLAEPATKAVLTGEYRKDDLLESARSGNEEKLMALLTPLNVNCHASDGRKSTPLHLAAGYNRVKTVQLLLQHGADVHAKDKGDLVPLHNACSYGHYEVTELLVKHGACVNAMDLWQFTPLHEASSKNRVEVCSLLLSYGADPTFLNCHNKSAIDLAPTAQLKERLAYEFKGHALLQAAREADIARMKKHLSLETINFKHPQTHETALHCAATSPYPKRKQVCELLLRKGANVNEKTKDFLTPLHLASEKSHNDVIEVLVKHEAKVNALDNLGQTALHRAAHCGHLQTCRLLLSSGCDPLIMSLQGFSPSQMGNESIQEILQEGAFIGNTDTDRQLLEASKSGDLEVVKRLCTLQNVNCRDVEGRQSTPLHFAAGYNRVAVVEFLLQHGADVHAKDKGGLVPLHNACSYGHYEVAELLVIHGAVVNVADLWKFTPLHEAAAKGKYEICKLLLQHGADPTKKNRDGNTPLDLVKDGDTDIQDLLRGDAALLDAAKKGCLARVKKLCRPDNVNCRDTQGRHSTPLHLAAGYNNLEVAEYLLQHGAEVNSQDKGGLIPLHNAASYGADDVRALLTAAMPPSALPSCYKPQVISVSATSAVAPSALSASPTPLSSSSGLDSQAGGFPELPALIGPSGAEGPVGTDKKEDVPGVDLSISQFLHNLGLEHLLDIFEREQITLDVLVEMGHKELKEIGINAYGHRHKIIKGVERLIAGPQSLNPYLTLNTANSGTILIDLAPDDKEFQSVEEEMQSTIREHRDGGHAGGVFNRYNIVKIQKVCNKKLWERYTHRRKEVSEENHNHSNERMLFHGSPFVNAIIHKGFDERHAYIGGMFGAGIYFAENSSKSNQYVYGIGGGTGCPLHKDRSCYVCQRHLLFCRVTLGKSFLQFSAMKMAHSPPGHHSVTGRPSVNGLALAEYVIYRGEQAYPEYLITYQIIRPEGTADG
- the LOC118778357 gene encoding poly [ADP-ribose] polymerase tankyrase-2 isoform X4, producing MSARRCSGVLGLGGGSVSPGIEVSGTGEPTRELFEACRNGDLERVKKLVTLENVNSRDTAGRKSTPLHFAAGFGRRDVVDYLLQNGANVHARDDGGLISLHNACSFGHAEVVNLLLRHGADANSRDNWNYTPLHEAAIKGKIDVCIVLLQHGAEPTIRNTDGRTALDLAEPATKAVLTGEYRKDDLLESARSGNEEKLMALLTPLNVNCHASDGRKSTPLHLAAGYNRVKTVQLLLQHGADVHAKDKGDLVPLHNACSYGHYEVTELLVKHGACVNAMDLWQFTPLHEASSKNRVEVCSLLLSYGADPTFLNCHNKSAIDLAPTAQLKERLAYEFKGHALLQAAREADIARMKKHLSLETINFKHPQTHETALHCAATSPYPKRKQVCELLLRKGANVNEKTKDFLTPLHLASEKSHNDVIEVLVKHEAKVNALDNLGQTALHRAAHCGHLQTCRLLLSSGCDPLIMSLQGFSPSQMGNESIQEILQEGAFIGNTDTDRQLLEASKSGDLEVVKRLCTLQNVNCRDVEGRQSTPLHFAAGYNRVAVVEFLLQHGADVHAKDKGGLVPLHNACSYGHYEVAELLVIHGAVVNVADLWKFTPLHEAAAKGKYEICKLLLQHGADPTKKNRDGNTPLDLVKDGDTDIQDLLRGDAALLDAAKKGCLARVKKLCRPDNVNCRDTQGRHSTPLHLAAGYNNLEVAEYLLQHGAEVNSQDKGGLIPLHNAASYGADDVRALLTAAMPPSALPSCYKPQVISVSATSAVAPSALSASPTPLSSSSGLDSQAGGFPELPALIGPSGAEGPVGTDKKEDGVDLSISQFLHNLGLEHLLDIFEREQITLDVLVEMGHKELKEIGINAYGHRHKIIKGVERLIAGPQSLNPYLTLNTANSGTILIDLAPDDKEFQSVEEEMQSTIREHRDGGHAGGVFNRYNIVKIQKVCNKKLWERYTHRRKEVSEENHNHSNERMLFHGSPFVNAIIHKGFDERHAYIGGMFGAGIYFAENSSKSNQYVYGIGGGTGCPLHKDRSCYVCQRHLLFCRVTLGKSFLQFSAMKMAHSPPGHHSVTGRPSVNGLALAEYVIYRGEQAYPEYLITYQIIRPEGTADG